A window of Mangifera indica cultivar Alphonso chromosome 13, CATAS_Mindica_2.1, whole genome shotgun sequence contains these coding sequences:
- the LOC123194554 gene encoding uncharacterized protein LOC123194554: MIASTSPLHQTTSIFLFNLNLSRPFDHLSKPTLTASSSSPLSLSVDRSRSNGNMEWLRGMSSGCVKDRRREDLKVEPDSGGENVFSAAADKQPPEHLIVMVNGLVGSAADWRYAAGQFVKKIPDKVIVHRSECNSSKLTFDGVDLMGERLVDEVRRVVSHRPEVQKISFVAHSLGGLIARYAIGRLYENSPKLDPTIISGNSPSEEEKKYSMQQFEQPCEARIAGLQPMNFITFATPHLGSRGNKQLPFLCGLPFLERRVSQTAHLVAGRTGKHLFLNDGDNEKPPLLLQMVKDSDDLKFISALRAFKRRVAYANANYDHMVGWRTSSIRRQHELPKSSLLMTDEKYPHIVHIERATADNNKALSVDGEKPIDLEEEMIRGLTQVPWERVDVSFRKSRQRYIAHTTIQVKSYWLNSDGADVVFHMIDNFLL, from the exons ATGATCGCCTCCACTTCTCCTCTCCACCAAACCACGTCGATCTTCCTGTTTAATCTCAATCTCAGCCGTCCCTTCGATCACCTTTCCAAACCTACACTGACTGCTTCCTCCTCCTCTCCGTTGTCGCTTTCGGTGGATCGGAGTCGGAGTAACGGTAACATGGAGTGGCTTCGGGGGATGAGCAGCGGCTGCGTCAAGGATCGCCGGAGAGAAGACCTTAAAGTGGAGCCTGATAGCGGCGGCGAAAATGTCTTCAGTGCCGCCGCCGATAAGCAGCCTCCAGAACATCTTATTGTTATGGTTAATGGACTAGTTGGCAG TGCGGCGGATTGGAGATATGCTGCTGGGCAGTTTGTGAAGAAGATTCCAGATAAAGTGATCGTGCACC GCAGTGAATGCAATTCTTCAAAATTGACTTTTGATGGTGTTGATCTAATGGGTGAAAGGCTAGTTGACGAG GTAAGGCGTGTAGTTAGCCATAGGCCTGAGGTACAAAAGATCTCCTTTGTGGCTCATTCTTTAGGGGGTCTCATTGCTAGATATGCAATTGGGAGGCTATATGAAAATTCTCCTAAATTAGACCCCACAATTATTTCTGGGAATTCCCCAagtgaagaggagaaaaaatatTCAATGCAACAGTTTGAGCAGCCTTGCGAAGCTAGAATTGCTGGATTGCAACCCATGAACTTCATCACATTTGCAACACCACATCTTGGTTCAAGGGGAAATAAACAG CTGCCATTTCTCTGCGGTCTGCCGTTTCTTGAGAGAAGAGTGTCTCAAACAGCTCATTTGGTTGCTGGGAGGACTGGAAAGCATCTCTTCCTAAATGATGGGGATAATGAAAAACCTCCCCTTCTCCTTCAAATGGTTAAGGATTCGGATGATTTAAAATTCAT ATCAGCTTTACGTGCATTTAAGCGTCGCGTGGCCTATGCGAATGCTAATTATGATC ATATGGTTGGGTGGCGAACATCATCAATCCGGCGTCAACATGAACTCCCAAAG TCCAGTCTTCTCATGACTGATGAAAAATATCCTCATATTGTTCACATTGAGCGAGCAACTGCGGATAACAATAAAGCATTGTCTGTTGATGGAGAGAAACCGATTGACTTGGAAG AGGAGATGATTAGAGGCCTCACTCAAGTACCTTGGGAGCGTGTGGATGTTAGCTTTCGCAAAAGCAGGCAGCGGTACATTGCTCATACCACCATTCAG GTGAAAAGCTATTGGTTGAATTCAGACGGTGCTGATGTGGTCTTCCATATGATAGATAACTTCCTTCTGTAG